The following coding sequences lie in one Aspergillus luchuensis IFO 4308 DNA, chromosome 8, nearly complete sequence genomic window:
- a CDS encoding uncharacterized protein (COG:Q;~EggNog:ENOG410PFT4;~InterPro:IPR036291,IPR002347;~PFAM:PF08659,PF00106,PF13561;~go_process: GO:0055114 - oxidation-reduction process [Evidence IEA]), with product MLMSTKSTFTPSTDIPSLKDKVILVTGGTSGLGKQSIIELAKHGPKEIWLAARDPKKAASAVTSIKSGLPEPVNIKTLDMDLTSLDSVKQAAGRFLSESSRLDILLLNAGIMSVPPGLTNEDYEIQFGTNHMGHALLAKLLTPLLLKTTALLGGSDVRVVILTSYAHNYAPEFGIQFDTLKSRAEGMNTVARYGQSKLANLLWGREMARQYPQLTVPLVHPGLVRTNLATTMGQGSFIMRMLWWIASLVTGVDVETGALNQLWAATSPRVQSGQYYVPVGKAKDGSKYAQDLGLGKKLWEWTERELEAYMDASA from the coding sequence ATGCTCATGTCAACCAAATCCACGTTCACCCCCTCAACCGACATCCCTTCCCTAAAAGACAAAGTCATCCTAGTGACAGGTGGCACCAGTGGCCTAGGAAAGCAGTCCATCATTGAGCTCGCCAAACATGGACCAAAGGAAATTTGGCTTGCGGCTCGCGACCCTAAAAAGGCCGCCTCCGCAGTTACATCTATCAAAAGCGGTCTTCCCGAACCAGTCAACATCAAAACCCTCGACATGGACCTAACGTCCCTAGACTCTGTGAAACAAGCAGCCGGAAGGTTTCTATCTGAGTCGTCCAGACTTGATATCCTGCTCTTGAATGCAGGAATAATGTCAGTCCCCCCGGGCCTGACCAATGAAGACTACGAGATACAATTCGGAACAAACCATATGGGCCACGCACTACTCGCGAAACTATTGACACCTCTTCTGCTGAAGACAACTGCATTGTTAGGAGGGTCAGATGTGAGAGTAGTTATTTTGACTTCTTATGCGCATAACTATGCTCCGGAATTTGGGATCCAGTTCGACACGCTCAAAAGCCGCGCGGAGGGGATGAATACTGTTGCGCGGTATGGTCAGAGCAAGTTGGCCAATCTACtatgggggagggagatggcaCGACAATATCCCCAGTTAACTGTGCCGCTGGTTCATCCGGGGCTCGTGCGGACAAACTTGGCGACTACTATGGGTCAGGGGAGTTTTATTATGAGGATGCTGTGGTGGATTGCGAGCCTTGTTACAGGGGTCGATGTTGAGACCGGGGCCCTGAATCAGCTTTGGGCTGCTACTTCTCCCCGGGTTCAGAGTGGGCAGTATTACGTTCCTGTTGGGAAGGCAAAGGATGGGAGTAAGTATGCCCAAGATTTGGGACTTGGGAAGAAGCTTTGGGAGTGGACAGAGAGGGAGCTGGAGGCATATATGGATGCGTCGGCTTGA
- a CDS encoding uncharacterized protein (COG:Q;~EggNog:ENOG410PFU6;~InterPro:IPR036291,IPR002347;~PFAM:PF00106,PF13561;~go_process: GO:0055114 - oxidation-reduction process [Evidence IEA]) yields MSLNFSMRCSTVLPNKPTLTEKNLPDQTGKVFIVTGASGGLGKLLTKILYQHNGKVYLAARSETKTKEAIEEITAAHPSSKGELLFLKLQLDDLTTIKQTATEFLAKEIRLDVLWNNAGVMIPPAGSRTKQGYELQYGVNNLGHFLLTYFLRPALETAANIAPKNSVRVIWVSSSAADAAPNPAIDLTNMDYHRDEGAWMKYCRSKAASVVHSAEFVRRTKGTGFISLSLNPGNFVTNLQQNMSKMELTMFKLIASEPINGAYTELFAGLSGTITEEDNGGWVSPFGKVEKVRKDLVDPNLGGKFWDWSLQEVKPYM; encoded by the exons ATGAGCCTTAACTTTTCAATGAGATGCAGCACTGTTCTGCCTAATAAGCCAACATTAACTGAGAAGAACCTGCCGGACCAAACTGGCAAG GTGTTCATTGTAACAGGTGCCTCTGGGGGACTCGGGAAACTCCTCACCAAGATTCTGTACCAACATAACGGCAAGGTTTATCTTGCTGCCCGTTCCGAGACGAAGACCAAGGAGGCAATCGAAGAGATAACGGcagcccatccatcctccaagGGCGAACTGCTATTTCTCAAGCTTCAACTTGATGATTTGACCACTATCAAGCAGACAGCCACCGAGTTCCTCGCAAAAGAAATTCGCTTGGATGTCCTGTGGAACAATGCGGGTGTCATGATCCCGCCAGCAGGCTCTCGAACCAAGCAGGGCTATGAGCTTCAGTATGGAGTAAACAATCTCGGCCACTTTCTGCTGACCTATTTTCTCCGCCCAGCACTTGAGACTGCGGCAAACATCGCACCCAAAAACTCGGTCCGCGTCATCTGGGTCTCCTCGAGTGCTGCCGATGCTGCACCAAATCCTGCTATCGATTTGACTAATATGGACTACCACAGAGACGAGGGCGCTTGGATGAAGTACTGTCGGAGCAAGGCAGCTTCTGTAGTTCATTCAGCGGAGTTTGTGAGAAGAACAAAAGGTACTGGATTCATTAGCTTG TCTCTCAACCCTGGCAATTTCGTGACGAATCTCCAGCAAAATATGTCCAAAATGGAGCTCACGATGTTT AAACTCATCGCATCGGAGCCGATCAATGGCGCCTATACCGAATTGTTCGCCGGTCTCAGTGGCACTATTACAGAGGAGGATAACGGGGGATGGG TTTCGCCTTTCGGTAAGGTCGAAAAGGTCCGGAAGGACTTAGTGGACCCAAATCTCGGAGGGAAGTTCTGGGACTGGAGTTTGCAAGAAGTAAAACCTTATATGTAG
- a CDS encoding uncharacterized protein (COG:S;~EggNog:ENOG410PWMP;~TransMembrane:7 (o31-47i52-72o122-140i152-172o274-292i367-395o415-433i)) has translation MSQTSEAPLFVVEEVICAYPISTFYDSCPRYLFYALLLATCVTRWTGWLADVFLGAAATYAGTAAIQAFILVSNPAKHNPYELITIPLVSDNTSLWNSFPSLITGTDQIELSPAALELDADAVLAIVVTAYLTFLPLQCWSRAFSHERARYILFGLWHILMLAGSICALIYWPTLRDTPIQYTFCYPDLPPMGTVSSDGWEAWQRTSTWNNSVWEIFSNSTMFDQLPGVCFYPCFNTTQILRQQTTLEATVATGDYRVHQRSEFWDEVVYSKRYIYSLIVLTVIVNFFLLLFKILPYRSRLPSAQVRSIWIERKNIFNGLRKDFRSAIYVSQLHRTNLIDSTREKLSVWRPTGGLFTLHALGSWLRLLLDTIILCALVFSIIVSPLTVIAFVVWIEYYIHEDGPSQETPQQVGQWSPLVSIGFLLISAAILKLKYWVASREELEEEIGHLRGKLKRLERLREEKVYK, from the coding sequence ATGAGCCAGACAAGCGAGGCGCCTCTCTTCGTAGTGGAAGAGGTCATCTGCGCCTACCCCATCAGCACCTTCTACGACTCGTGTCCGCGATATCTCTTCTATGCCCTCCTTTTAGCCACTTGTGTCACTCGTTGGACCGGCTGGCTCGCAGACGTCTTCCTGGGTGCGGCAGCAACATATGCCGGAACCGCCGCTATCCAAGCCTTCATTCTCGTTTCCAACCCGGCTAAACACAATCCCTACGAGCTCATAACAATCCCCTTAGTCTCCGATAACACCTCGCTATGGAACAGCTTCCCATCGCTAATCACTGGGACCGATCAAATCGAACTGAGTCCAGCTGCACTTGAGCTAGACGCCGACGCCGTTCTCGCCATAGTAGTAACAGCTTACCtcaccttccttcctcttcaatgtTGGTCCCGTGCTTTCTCCCATGAAAGAGCTCGTTATATCCTTTTCGGCTTATGGCACATTCTCATGCTTGCAGGGTCTATCTGTGCCCTGATATATTGGCCCACTCTCCGCGACACCCCTATCCAATACACCTTTTGCTACCCTGATCTTCCACCCATGGGCACCGTCTCTAGTGACGGATGGGAGGCATGGCAGCGTACCTCAACCTGGAACAACAGTGTCTGGGAAATAttcagcaacagcaccatgTTTGACCAGTTACCAGGCGTCTGCTTTTATCCCTGCTTCAACACGACGCAGATCCTGCGCCAACAGACCACTCTTGAGGCGACTGTCGCCACGGGGGACTATCGCGTTCACCAACGAAGCGAATTCTGGGACGAAGTCGTCTACTCTAAACGCTACATCTACAGTCTTATAGTCCTTACTGTTATCGTGAATTTCTTCCTCTTATTGTTCAAGATCCTTCCGTATCGATCACGTCTTCCCTCAGCTCAAGTACGCAGCATCTGGATTGAGAGGAAGAACATCTTCAACGGGTTAAGGAAGGACTTCCGCTCCGCAATATACGTGTCTCAACTTCATCGAACCAATTTGATTGATTCAACGAGGGAGAAGCTCTCTGTGTGGAGACCTACCGGGGGTCTCTTTACCTTACACGCCCTGGGATCGTGGCTGAGGCTTCTTCTCGATACTATAATACTGTGTGCGTTGGTGTTTAGCATTATCGTGAGCCCGCTGACGGTCATCGCTTTCGTGGTGTGGATTGAGTATTATATCCACGAAGATGGACCATCACAGGAGACGCCGCAGCAAGTGGGACAGTGGTCTCCGTTGGTGTCTATTGGGTTTTTGTTGATTTCTGCGGCGATATTGAAGTTGAAGTATTGGGTGGCTTCGAgggaggaactggaggaggagatcgggCATCTCCGAGGGAAGTTGAAACGGTTGGAGAGGCttagagaggagaaggtgtaTAAATAG
- a CDS encoding Zn(II)2Cys6 transcription factor (COG:S;~EggNog:ENOG410PJSE;~InterPro:IPR036864,IPR007219,IPR001138;~PFAM:PF00172,PF04082;~go_function: GO:0000981 - DNA-binding transcription factor activity, RNA polymerase II-specific [Evidence IEA];~go_function: GO:0003677 - DNA binding [Evidence IEA];~go_function: GO:0008270 - zinc ion binding [Evidence IEA];~go_process: GO:0006351 - transcription, DNA-templated [Evidence IEA];~go_process: GO:0006355 - regulation of transcription, DNA-templated [Evidence IEA]) produces MERSQNIASQACVACKRQKRRCDKRLPQCSLCLRTSRTCDYADTPKPPPTAADLETLQARLTELEERLGSITEPDSLSATAGISSSSSLATEPIGPNREPTSFPSALFLDIDCYKWSNMQLPRPAANIPMDILSILNQPNFVMDTTSLYFDTIHPWVPIVSKKRLDLGISLKDGGPDIALLFLAMKLITLPPPPAPEITGELYSSAKGFLATLEASGAVSFIYLQAMTLIALYEYGHSIYPAAWMTVGACARLTELLGITPGKDTMKIMSPATTWTELEERRRVWWAIYILDRTISLGSRRRFCLPEPADTDVLPVDDDAWDLGDVANIIYYQVTTPLLTPMSPFSRLCQSAMFISRVAAHRSDSPAGLAGHITSVLSLTEDLNTFSFILAEEMDSSPTNGYIRLLAPRCLTWSALFLLLDNYCCPEKLSNEPGYTTSGDVKGPDELAAQVQATLVVRNISNQAHRTTTDIMDFVTNQRNDQMGRLSPLLLDALYCSMVTFQWVYREGADEEAKGLLADVEACMGRLSQRWKLASEYLALNEIYRGAAK; encoded by the exons ATGGAGCGCTCCCAGAATATAGCCTCTCAAGCATGTGTCGCCTGCAAAAGACAAAAACGAAGATGTGACAAACGGTTACCCCAGTGTAGCCTGTGCCTCCGCACCAGCCGCACGTGCGACTATGCTGATACCCCAAAGCCGCCCCCGACTGCGGCCGACCTCGAAACCCTTCAAGCAAGGCTAACCGAACTGGAAGAAAGACTTGGAAGCATCACCGAGCCAGATTCTCTGTCTGCTACAGCTGGCATTTCGAGCTCAAGCAGCCTTGCCACTGAACCTATCGGACCCAACCGAGAACCTACTAGCTTTCCGTCAGCTTTGTTTTTGGATATAGACTGCTATAAATGGTCCAATATGCAACTCCCAAGGCCAGCTGCCAATATTCCGATG GATATACTCTCCATCCTTAATCAGCCCAATTTCGTTATGGACACAACTTCGCTTTACTTCGATACAATCCATCCGTGGGTGCCAATCGTTTCGAAGAAGCGACTGGACCTCGGCATCTCGCTGAAGGACGGTGGGCCAGACATTGCGCTGCTTTTCCTCGCAATGAAGCTAAtcaccctcccaccaccgcctGCTCCGGAGATAACCGGTGAACTTTATTCGTCTGCGAAAGGTTTCTTGGCGACCTTAGAAGCCAGTGGAGCTGTGTCATTTATCTACCTACAGGCTATGACTTTGATAGCCTTGTACGAGTACGGTCACTCCATCTATCCGGCGGCTTGGATGACCGTAGGAGCATGTGCCCGACTCACCGAGCTACTTGGTATTACACCTGGTAAAGATACGATGAAAATTATGAGTCCCGCT ACGACTTGGacagagctggaggagagaagacgTGTGTGGTGGGCTATATACATCCTGGATCGCACAATCTCCCTAGGCAGCCGAAGGAGGTTTTGCCTCCCAGAACCTGCAGATACAGATGTCCTCCCCGTGGATGATGACGCATGG GATCTGGGTGATGTAGCCaacataatatattatcaggTTACAACACCCCTTTTAACTCCTATGTCGCCCTTCTCTCGCCTCTGTCAGTCGGCCATGTTCATTAGTCGCGTTGCCGCACACCGCAGCGATTCGCCAGCAGGCCTTGCAGGCCATATCACTTCTGTTCTTAGCCTTACCGAGGACCTGAACACCTTCAGCTTCATTCTCGCCGAAGAGATGGACTCTTCCCCCACGAACGGATATATTAGACTCCTTGCTCCTCGGTGTCTGACATGGTCGGCCCTCTTTTTGCTGCTCGACAACTACTGCTGCCCAGAAAAACTTAGTAATGAACCAGGTTATACTACCTCCGGCGACGTTAAAGGACCGGACGAACTCGCCGCCCAGGTCCAGGCTACCCTGGTAGTGCGGAATATCAGCAACCAGGCGCACAGAACAACCACGGATATTATGGATTTTGTGACTAATCAACGTAACGATCAAATGGGGAGATTGAGCCCGTTACTACTGGATGCACTGTACTGCTCCATGGTGACATTCCAATGGGTCTATCGCGAAGGcgccgacgaagaagccaaggGCCTACTAGCGGATGTAGAGGCTTGCATGGGGAGGTTGAGTCAACGGTGGAAGTTGGCGTCTGAGTATCTTGCTCTCAACGAGATTTATCGTGGAGCTGCAAAGTAA